In one Parvibaculum sp. genomic region, the following are encoded:
- a CDS encoding TIGR00730 family Rossman fold protein, producing the protein MKLERLCVYCGSGTGREPQFMAAADAFGRLMARANVRLVYGGGGVGTMGAVARAVLAEGGQVTGIIPKFLTEVEVQLNDVTELIVTDSMHERKQAMFERAQGFVALPGGIGTLEETVEMLTWAQLGRHSQPIVIVNLNGFWDPLIELLDHIIKAGFARSDIRRIYSVVDRIEDVIPRIEAAL; encoded by the coding sequence ATGAAACTCGAACGCCTGTGCGTCTATTGCGGCTCCGGCACCGGACGCGAACCCCAATTCATGGCGGCGGCGGATGCTTTCGGACGTTTGATGGCACGCGCAAATGTACGCCTCGTCTATGGCGGCGGCGGCGTCGGGACGATGGGCGCGGTGGCGCGGGCGGTGCTGGCGGAAGGCGGACAAGTCACTGGAATCATTCCGAAATTCCTGACGGAAGTCGAGGTGCAGCTCAACGATGTGACGGAACTGATCGTCACCGACAGCATGCATGAGCGGAAACAGGCGATGTTCGAGCGCGCCCAAGGCTTCGTGGCGCTGCCCGGCGGCATCGGAACGCTCGAAGAAACGGTCGAGATGCTGACCTGGGCGCAGCTCGGCCGGCACAGCCAACCCATTGTTATTGTGAACCTAAACGGCTTCTGGGATCCGCTGATCGAACTTCTCGACCACATCATCAAGGCCGGTTTCGCGCGCTCCGACATCCGGCGCATCTACTCGGTGGTGGATCGGATCGAGGACGTTATCCCGCGCATCGAAGCGGCTTTGTGA
- the pssA gene encoding CDP-diacylglycerol--serine O-phosphatidyltransferase, which translates to MAGPLPPFEPRPGAGFRAGESLRTRRARQFAQLPVRTIIPNALTVLALCAGLTAIRFAIEGRFEAAVVAIIVASVFDALDGRVARLLQGSTRFGAELDSLTDFVNFGVAPVVVLYLWSLGEIGGIGWIAVLGFSVCCALRLARFNVALEDPDKPAWTGNYFVGVPAPAAAGLVMLPLYLSFIGVGWLKEAPLLIALHALAVAFLMVSQIPTFSGKRMGLRIRRDMVLPILLLIGFTAAVILSYPWWTFMSLAAVYLLSIPVAVMRYRHHKARTATHDPEAAETSDLKLD; encoded by the coding sequence ATGGCCGGTCCCCTTCCGCCATTCGAGCCGCGTCCCGGCGCCGGTTTCCGCGCCGGCGAGAGCCTGCGCACACGCCGCGCCCGTCAGTTCGCGCAACTGCCCGTGCGCACGATCATTCCCAACGCATTGACGGTGCTGGCGCTCTGCGCCGGCCTCACAGCGATCCGCTTTGCAATCGAAGGCCGGTTCGAGGCGGCCGTCGTCGCCATCATCGTTGCTTCGGTGTTCGATGCGCTTGACGGGCGCGTCGCGCGTCTGTTGCAGGGGTCGACCCGCTTCGGCGCCGAACTCGACTCGCTGACCGATTTCGTCAATTTCGGCGTTGCCCCCGTTGTCGTTCTCTATTTGTGGTCGCTTGGCGAAATCGGCGGCATCGGCTGGATCGCGGTGCTCGGTTTCTCGGTGTGCTGCGCGCTGCGGCTTGCACGCTTCAATGTCGCGCTGGAAGATCCGGACAAGCCCGCATGGACCGGCAACTATTTTGTCGGCGTTCCGGCGCCGGCCGCCGCCGGCCTCGTCATGTTGCCATTGTATCTTTCGTTCATCGGCGTCGGCTGGCTCAAGGAAGCGCCGCTTCTGATTGCGCTGCACGCGCTGGCGGTCGCCTTTCTGATGGTCAGCCAGATCCCGACATTTTCCGGCAAACGCATGGGCCTTCGCATTCGCCGCGACATGGTGTTGCCGATCCTGCTTCTGATCGGCTTCACCGCCGCTGTGATCCTCAGCTATCCGTGGTGGACCTTCATGTCGCTGGCTGCAGTTTATCTGCTGTCGATTCCGGTCGCCGTGATGCGCTATCGCCATCACAAGGCGCGCACGGCGACGCACGACCCCGAAGCGGCCGAAACGAGCGATCTGAAACTGGATTAA
- a CDS encoding Ig-like domain-containing protein: MKLGAILGALVVALALLAAGYWFFLRGDGVPAPADVAVEGQVPEDVDVFDEAADPAIPTFDIVRVERDGATLAAGRALPGARVAVKANGEVVAEVTADDRGEWVAVLDDPLKPGNVELRLTATNPDGSTRDSRQVVSVVVPDQPDKPALVVRSEPGKASIVLQGPGVPSDAGSLILETVDYDEDGNLIISGRADAGATVRVYVGGDPVGQTTTGPTGRWELRPDVEIAPGQYALRVDQLDEEGRVVGRVEVPFERGEPSAVLAALKEGKVVIQPGNNLWNIAHRLYGSGFRYTVIYEANKDQIRDPDLIYPGQVFATPAGDR, encoded by the coding sequence ATGAAACTCGGAGCGATCCTCGGTGCCTTGGTGGTGGCCCTCGCGCTGCTGGCCGCGGGCTATTGGTTCTTTCTGCGCGGCGATGGCGTACCGGCGCCCGCCGATGTCGCGGTCGAGGGGCAAGTCCCTGAAGACGTTGACGTTTTCGACGAGGCCGCCGACCCCGCCATTCCCACATTCGACATCGTCCGCGTCGAGCGCGACGGTGCGACGCTCGCCGCCGGCCGCGCCCTTCCGGGCGCCCGCGTCGCGGTGAAAGCCAATGGCGAAGTGGTCGCCGAGGTCACCGCCGACGACCGCGGCGAATGGGTCGCCGTCCTCGACGATCCGCTGAAACCCGGCAATGTCGAGCTCCGCCTCACCGCCACCAATCCGGACGGCAGCACCCGCGACAGCCGCCAGGTCGTCTCCGTCGTCGTCCCCGACCAGCCCGACAAACCCGCCCTCGTCGTCCGCAGCGAGCCCGGCAAGGCAAGCATTGTGCTGCAAGGACCGGGTGTTCCCTCCGATGCCGGTAGCCTGATCCTCGAAACGGTCGACTACGACGAAGACGGCAACCTGATCATCTCCGGCCGCGCCGACGCCGGCGCCACGGTCCGCGTCTATGTCGGCGGCGATCCGGTCGGCCAGACGACCACCGGTCCCACGGGCCGCTGGGAACTCCGCCCCGACGTCGAAATCGCGCCCGGACAGTATGCCCTGCGCGTCGACCAGCTCGACGAGGAAGGCCGCGTCGTCGGCCGCGTCGAGGTCCCCTTCGAGCGCGGCGAACCCTCGGCGGTCCTCGCGGCGCTGAAGGAGGGCAAGGTCGTCATCCAGCCGGGCAACAACCTCTGGAACATCGCCCACCGGCTCTACGGTTCGGGTTTCCGCTACACGGTCATCTACGAGGCCAACAAGGACCAGATCCGCGATCCGGACCTGATTTATCCGGGTCAGGTCTTCGCAACGCCGGCCGGCGACCGCTAA
- a CDS encoding MMPL family transporter, with protein MARVMNPVLRLPRTIVALCLGLFLVAVAGVAQFTISSDTRVFFAPDGAGLKALQSFDARYGQNNNVLMVVWAGGRKVTEPDVLAAIGDLVERAWQLPSSTRVDALTNFPHVSSDADSFTVADLVPDPAGVTPEEAREIERIALDDPLIVNRLLAEDGRAAGILVNFNLPVEASAEVRAIIAASRALVAAFEADHPGIEVKLTGNVMLMGTFTEAALNDAMVLIPISLVVTAIVMFIFVRAILPSIAILSLLGLSSATAMGVAGWYGWEINTATVACPIIIMTINMASAVRIVTTALGALGRGLAKNEAIAEAVRMNLWPVTLTNATTMIGFLAMNLADAPPLQQQGNIVAIGIVIAYVFTFTWLPAVLALMPLHPAVQRSEAAMVSLGHFVNRYYKVLFFLCGAVVVSSAFWIGNIRLDDDFARYFDWRFDYRQASDFAEERLTGLNIIEFDVGSGEEGGVFEPEYQRRLANFETWLRAQEGVVSVVAVSDITRRIHAAMDAGAAAASGDIPGDRELIAQYFLLYELSLPYGASLNDQINVSRSSSRVTAILRHKTSSEIRALNAAAAEWLSANAPPEMHSKGISINVLFAELSGINIRSMMLSTAISVLLIAVIVGLALRSAFLGFLSIFLNMLPSLVGFGLWGLLYQDIGLAASVVTAMTIGLVVDDTIYFLLMYRQARERGLDPEQSINYVFATVGVAMLVITASLTLGFGTLVFSGFEVNRALGAMTALVIMSNLFIDWLMLPPVMRIVENSRLRAAGRRS; from the coding sequence ATGGCCAGAGTGATGAATCCGGTATTGCGGTTGCCGCGCACGATTGTTGCGTTGTGCCTTGGCTTGTTTCTCGTTGCCGTTGCCGGCGTCGCACAATTCACCATCTCTTCGGACACGCGCGTCTTCTTCGCCCCCGACGGCGCGGGCCTCAAGGCGTTGCAGTCCTTCGACGCCCGATACGGCCAGAACAACAATGTGTTGATGGTCGTCTGGGCTGGCGGCCGCAAGGTCACCGAGCCGGATGTTCTGGCCGCCATCGGCGATCTCGTCGAGCGCGCCTGGCAGTTGCCGAGTTCGACGCGCGTCGATGCGCTGACGAACTTTCCGCATGTCTCGTCCGATGCCGACAGCTTCACAGTTGCCGATCTGGTTCCGGATCCGGCGGGCGTGACGCCGGAGGAGGCGCGTGAGATCGAACGGATCGCTCTCGACGACCCTTTGATCGTCAACCGGCTTCTGGCCGAGGACGGACGCGCGGCCGGCATCCTCGTCAATTTCAACCTGCCGGTCGAGGCCTCGGCGGAAGTGCGGGCCATCATCGCCGCGAGCCGGGCGCTGGTCGCCGCCTTCGAGGCGGATCACCCCGGCATCGAGGTGAAGCTCACCGGCAATGTGATGCTGATGGGCACGTTCACCGAGGCCGCGCTGAACGACGCGATGGTGCTGATACCGATCAGCCTCGTCGTCACCGCGATCGTCATGTTCATTTTCGTGCGGGCCATCCTGCCAAGCATCGCCATTCTCTCTCTGCTCGGGCTTTCCAGCGCCACCGCGATGGGCGTTGCCGGCTGGTATGGATGGGAAATCAACACCGCGACCGTCGCCTGTCCGATCATCATTATGACGATCAACATGGCCTCTGCCGTTCGCATCGTCACCACGGCGCTCGGCGCGCTTGGTCGCGGGCTGGCGAAAAACGAGGCGATTGCCGAAGCGGTGCGGATGAACCTCTGGCCGGTGACGCTGACCAACGCAACCACGATGATCGGCTTCCTGGCGATGAACCTCGCCGATGCGCCGCCGCTGCAGCAGCAGGGCAACATCGTCGCAATCGGCATCGTGATTGCCTACGTCTTTACCTTCACATGGCTTCCGGCGGTGCTGGCGCTGATGCCCCTGCATCCGGCGGTGCAGCGCTCGGAAGCCGCCATGGTGTCGCTCGGCCATTTCGTAAACCGCTACTACAAGGTGCTCTTCTTTCTCTGCGGCGCGGTCGTTGTTTCAAGCGCGTTCTGGATCGGCAATATCCGGCTCGACGACGACTTCGCGCGGTATTTCGACTGGCGTTTCGACTATCGCCAGGCTTCGGATTTTGCCGAGGAGCGGTTGACCGGTCTCAACATCATCGAGTTCGACGTCGGGAGCGGCGAGGAGGGTGGCGTGTTCGAGCCCGAGTATCAGCGGCGTCTCGCGAATTTCGAGACCTGGTTGCGCGCCCAGGAAGGTGTGGTCAGCGTTGTCGCCGTCTCGGACATCACGCGGCGCATCCACGCCGCGATGGACGCCGGCGCTGCTGCGGCCAGCGGCGACATACCGGGCGACCGCGAACTCATCGCGCAATACTTCCTGCTTTACGAATTGTCGCTTCCCTATGGCGCCTCGCTCAATGACCAGATCAATGTCAGCCGCTCGTCGAGCCGCGTAACGGCCATTCTGCGTCACAAGACATCGAGCGAAATCAGGGCTCTCAATGCGGCGGCGGCGGAGTGGCTGTCGGCCAATGCGCCGCCTGAAATGCACAGCAAAGGCATCAGCATCAACGTGCTCTTCGCCGAACTGTCCGGCATCAATATCCGATCGATGATGTTGAGCACCGCCATCTCGGTTCTTTTGATCGCCGTCATTGTGGGCCTGGCGCTGCGCAGCGCCTTTCTGGGATTTCTCAGCATCTTTCTCAACATGCTGCCTTCGCTGGTCGGCTTCGGCCTCTGGGGCTTGCTCTATCAGGACATCGGCCTCGCGGCTTCCGTCGTCACCGCCATGACCATCGGCCTCGTGGTCGACGACACGATCTACTTTCTGTTGATGTACCGGCAGGCGCGGGAGCGCGGGCTCGATCCCGAACAGTCGATCAACTACGTCTTCGCGACCGTCGGTGTCGCGATGCTGGTCATCACCGCCTCATTGACGCTCGGATTCGGGACGCTGGTTTTCTCCGGCTTCGAGGTCAACCGAGCACTGGGCGCGATGACCGCGCTGGTCATCATGTCCAATCTCTTCATCGATTGGCTGATGCTGCCGCCGGTAATGCGGATTGTCGAAAACAGCCGCCTGAGAGCCGCTGGACGCAGGAGCTAG
- a CDS encoding phosphatidylserine decarboxylase, whose product MDALTSILTPIHKEGHRWVIIFAAATIVLFLIWNPLGWIGVVLTLWCLYFFRDPDRVTPSRDGLVISPADGVVNMITEASPPEELGLGDMTRTRVSIFMNVFNCHVNRAPVAGKVKRVAYRPGLFLNADLDKASDANERNSLLIERADGEQVVVVQIAGLVARRIVCDVAEGVDLAAGERFGIIRFGSRLDVYLPVGAIPLVAVGQTSIGGETVLADSISVEPHHV is encoded by the coding sequence ATGGACGCCCTGACTTCGATCCTGACCCCGATCCACAAGGAAGGCCACCGCTGGGTCATCATCTTCGCCGCGGCGACGATCGTCCTGTTCCTGATCTGGAATCCGCTCGGCTGGATCGGCGTCGTTCTGACGCTCTGGTGCCTCTACTTCTTCCGCGATCCCGACCGCGTCACCCCCTCGCGCGACGGACTGGTCATCAGCCCGGCCGACGGCGTCGTTAACATGATCACGGAAGCCTCGCCGCCGGAGGAGCTCGGCCTCGGCGACATGACGCGCACCCGCGTCAGCATCTTCATGAACGTCTTCAATTGCCACGTGAACCGGGCGCCGGTCGCCGGCAAGGTGAAGCGCGTCGCCTACAGGCCCGGCCTCTTTCTCAATGCCGATCTCGACAAGGCGAGCGATGCCAATGAGCGCAATTCGCTGCTGATCGAGCGCGCCGACGGCGAGCAGGTCGTCGTGGTCCAGATCGCCGGCCTTGTCGCGCGCCGCATCGTTTGCGACGTCGCCGAAGGCGTCGATCTCGCGGCGGGCGAGCGGTTCGGCATCATTCGTTTCGGCAGCCGCCTTGATGTATATTTGCCGGTCGGGGCAATTCCGCTGGTTGCAGTCGGACAGACCTCTATCGGCGGCGAGACCGTGCTGGCCGATTCCATTTCGGTGGAACCGCACCATGTCTGA
- a CDS encoding methyltransferase domain-containing protein, with the protein MSDTALVNLATVGSDELQAMPVAVFTSALESMSGDAIARFRRMRKLSATHRQALEKFLVEHPDKRPGQQDASDSKGDKKSSPKKARSSETGIVMEGLLRLIAWWEGMDTDDVARAKGVARRKKKKKTKKVKAPVAIQSKTIAQPAAAATAPAAAPEAPVLGRIDIIQKLWGEGFSLPGGPEFAVKLVRPLAFEKDGLYLDLAPGLGGAMRAVAKTFGVTVKGLETDAQLAAAGHEMSVQAGVAATAPVLTRPDGFSADDFAPEGQYAAIFMRETLFAVEDRAAMLALVGRALRDGGSLMFTDFVLARDEIDDDMLVVWQNAEAAPVFPWTEAKYRETLEAQHYKIDRIDDLTAEYLPLIHAGWRHFHDCLQNAKLPPETAAMLMREGNAWLARSRALETGMLRLLHVHALRQPAGIETGTPTEEERGMETELVDAAT; encoded by the coding sequence ATGAGCGACACAGCGCTCGTCAACCTGGCAACAGTCGGCAGCGATGAGCTGCAGGCGATGCCGGTCGCTGTCTTCACATCCGCTCTGGAATCCATGTCCGGCGATGCAATCGCCCGCTTCCGGCGAATGCGCAAGCTCAGCGCCACGCACCGGCAAGCCCTTGAGAAGTTTCTCGTCGAACATCCGGACAAGCGGCCCGGCCAACAGGACGCATCGGATTCCAAGGGAGACAAGAAGAGCTCGCCCAAAAAAGCCCGCTCGTCCGAGACGGGAATCGTCATGGAGGGCCTGCTGCGGCTTATCGCCTGGTGGGAAGGCATGGATACCGACGACGTCGCACGCGCCAAGGGCGTTGCCCGGCGGAAGAAGAAAAAGAAAACGAAAAAGGTCAAGGCACCCGTAGCAATACAGTCAAAGACCATCGCGCAACCTGCCGCTGCCGCCACCGCGCCTGCCGCCGCGCCGGAGGCGCCGGTTCTCGGCCGCATCGACATCATCCAGAAGCTCTGGGGCGAAGGTTTCAGCCTGCCGGGCGGGCCCGAGTTCGCGGTCAAGCTGGTGCGGCCGCTGGCGTTTGAAAAAGACGGTCTCTATCTCGACCTGGCGCCCGGTCTCGGCGGCGCGATGCGCGCGGTCGCGAAAACATTCGGCGTCACGGTGAAGGGGCTCGAAACGGACGCACAACTTGCGGCCGCGGGGCATGAAATGTCCGTGCAGGCGGGCGTCGCCGCTACCGCGCCTGTTCTCACGCGTCCGGACGGATTTTCGGCCGACGATTTCGCGCCGGAAGGTCAGTATGCGGCGATTTTCATGCGCGAGACCTTGTTTGCCGTCGAAGATCGCGCGGCGATGCTGGCGCTGGTGGGCCGCGCATTGCGCGATGGCGGATCGTTGATGTTCACCGATTTCGTGCTTGCGCGCGACGAGATCGACGACGACATGCTTGTCGTCTGGCAAAACGCCGAGGCAGCGCCGGTGTTTCCGTGGACGGAAGCGAAATACCGGGAAACGCTCGAAGCCCAACATTACAAGATCGACAGAATTGACGACCTGACCGCCGAATATCTGCCGCTTATCCATGCCGGATGGCGGCATTTCCACGATTGCCTGCAAAACGCCAAACTTCCGCCAGAAACGGCCGCCATGTTGATGCGTGAAGGCAATGCGTGGCTGGCCCGTAGCCGGGCGCTCGAAACCGGAATGCTCCGTCTCCTGCATGTTCATGCGCTGCGCCAACCGGCCGGCATCGAGACGGGAACGCCAACCGAAGAAGAGCGCGGGATGGAAACGGAGCTGGTCGATGCCGCAACGTGA
- a CDS encoding ABC transporter ATP-binding protein/permease, translated as MPPLTPRGHWWTLASVLPRLWPAGRSDLRTRVVIAMIALIGAKIVTVYVPFLYKEAVDRLSPETAAAAAVVVPVALIVAYGVGRILMVALAQLRDAVFAKVGQNAVRELAVETFRHLHALSLRFHLERRTGGLSRVIERGTKGIDFLLRFSLFNIVPTIIELILVCIILAYAFDIWYAVVTAATVIVYMIFTFAVTEWRTRFRREMNDLDTEANTKAVDSLLNYETVKYFGNEDHEAKRFDRSMAGYEHAAVKTTTSLSLLNTGQTLIFTAGLAALMLMAAQGIAAGILTVGSFVMVNAYLIQLYQPLNLLGTVYREIRQALIDMETMFDLLQVPPEIRDAPNARPLEVKGGELVFENVGFFYDPDRRILDNVSFRVPAGRTLAIVGPSGAGKSTISRILYRFYDIAEGSVRIDGQDIRDVTQTTLRAAIGMVPQDTVLFNDTIRYNIRYGRPDATDAEVEAAARLAQIAGFIERLPKGYETRVGERGLKLSGGEKQRVAIARTILKNPPILLLDEATSALDTHTEKEIQTALKGISENRTTLIIAHRLSTVIDADEILVLEQGRVMERGRHEVLLAQGGVYAAMWNRQREADAAREKLETMPASAAPQAADLESDPVEPLTTADSGYA; from the coding sequence ATGCCGCCCCTGACCCCCCGCGGTCACTGGTGGACGCTCGCCTCGGTGCTGCCGCGCCTCTGGCCCGCCGGCCGGTCCGACCTGCGCACCCGCGTCGTCATCGCCATGATCGCGCTCATCGGCGCCAAGATCGTCACCGTCTATGTGCCCTTCCTCTACAAGGAAGCCGTCGACCGCCTCTCGCCGGAAACGGCCGCCGCCGCCGCCGTGGTCGTGCCGGTCGCGCTGATCGTCGCCTATGGCGTCGGCCGCATCCTGATGGTGGCGCTCGCCCAGCTTCGCGACGCCGTCTTCGCGAAAGTCGGCCAGAACGCCGTGCGCGAGCTCGCGGTCGAGACCTTCCGCCACCTCCACGCACTCTCGCTGCGCTTCCATCTGGAGCGCAGAACCGGCGGCCTGTCGCGGGTTATTGAGCGCGGCACCAAGGGCATCGACTTCCTGCTGCGCTTTTCGCTGTTCAACATCGTGCCGACGATCATCGAACTTATCCTCGTCTGCATCATCCTCGCTTATGCTTTCGACATCTGGTACGCGGTCGTCACCGCCGCCACCGTCATCGTCTACATGATTTTCACCTTCGCCGTGACCGAGTGGCGCACGCGGTTTCGGCGCGAAATGAACGATCTCGACACCGAGGCCAACACCAAGGCGGTCGACAGCCTGCTCAACTACGAAACGGTCAAGTATTTCGGCAACGAAGACCACGAGGCAAAGCGGTTCGACAGGTCGATGGCGGGCTATGAGCACGCGGCGGTCAAGACGACGACATCGCTTTCGCTGCTCAACACCGGTCAGACGCTGATCTTCACGGCCGGCCTCGCGGCGCTGATGCTGATGGCCGCGCAAGGCATCGCCGCCGGTATCCTGACCGTCGGCTCCTTCGTCATGGTCAATGCCTATCTGATCCAGCTCTACCAGCCGCTCAACCTGCTCGGCACCGTCTACCGCGAAATCCGTCAGGCATTGATCGACATGGAAACCATGTTCGACCTGTTGCAGGTCCCGCCGGAAATCCGCGACGCGCCCAACGCGCGTCCGCTGGAGGTGAAGGGTGGCGAACTGGTGTTCGAGAATGTCGGATTTTTCTACGATCCCGACAGGCGCATCCTCGACAATGTGTCCTTTCGCGTCCCCGCCGGCCGCACGCTTGCCATTGTCGGCCCTTCGGGCGCGGGCAAATCGACGATCTCGCGCATTCTCTATCGCTTCTACGACATCGCCGAAGGTAGCGTCCGCATCGACGGTCAGGACATCCGCGACGTGACGCAAACGACGCTTCGCGCCGCCATTGGCATGGTTCCGCAGGACACGGTGCTCTTCAACGACACCATCCGCTACAACATTCGCTACGGCCGGCCCGATGCGACCGACGCCGAGGTCGAAGCGGCGGCCCGGCTGGCGCAGATCGCCGGCTTCATCGAGCGCCTCCCGAAAGGCTATGAAACGCGCGTCGGCGAACGTGGCCTGAAGCTCTCGGGCGGCGAGAAGCAGCGCGTCGCCATCGCCCGCACCATCCTCAAAAATCCGCCGATCCTGCTGCTCGACGAGGCAACTTCGGCGCTCGACACGCACACCGAAAAGGAAATACAGACGGCCCTGAAAGGCATTTCCGAAAACCGGACGACGCTGATCATCGCCCATCGCCTGTCGACGGTTATCGACGCCGACGAAATTCTGGTGCTGGAACAGGGCAGGGTGATGGAGCGCGGCCGCCACGAGGTGCTCCTCGCGCAAGGCGGCGTCTATGCGGCAATGTGGAACCGCCAGCGCGAAGCGGATGCCGCCCGTGAAAAGCTCGAAACGATGCCCGCAAGCGCCGCGCCGCAGGCGGCTGACCTCGAATCCGATCCGGTGGAGCCACTGACAACGGCCGATTCCGGTTACGCTTAA
- a CDS encoding class I SAM-dependent methyltransferase has product MRTYEQLTGAQGRKMFYRAERFKPEQLFREAVPAVFIDDERATLKNLSMTGIAVQSARAEGWDNQIGAELPFELRLGDARLFGGAGRIRRVEPHGIRTTVALEFTTGYLDIPTIVTDHDNLVLTQALADPAFGTSEGILPEFQQLSTEIINLFRSYKQILETFEARLTATGRTREKLLLDALIACEERMVPQWKELWYRGNDILTPVWSDPATLARHKRYAERVLTPDFMPGAVMKRCYEKPLGYPGDYRIMNYVYEWQRVGDTPYEKLLHRIGVETGACVGTRLRMTQKLLAERIAATAGDTPLNISNLGCGSAYEVYDYLKIDRLPSPVNFTLIDQDDRALNHAYEHAYPEVVRHAGRAKVQCLQASFAQLLKAGALFKTLPPQDVIYSLGLYDYLSARRARALTHDLYAQVKPGGKLILANVKKGRESCEWPLEFVTDWSLVYRTEADMLALIEGLDVANVTVEVDATKCIYLMVVDKPE; this is encoded by the coding sequence ATGCGGACCTATGAGCAACTGACGGGCGCCCAGGGGCGCAAGATGTTTTATCGCGCCGAGCGGTTCAAACCGGAACAGCTCTTTCGCGAGGCGGTTCCAGCCGTTTTCATCGACGATGAGCGTGCGACGCTCAAGAATCTCAGCATGACCGGCATCGCCGTCCAGAGCGCGCGGGCCGAAGGCTGGGACAATCAGATCGGTGCGGAATTGCCGTTCGAATTGCGGCTGGGGGATGCGCGTCTCTTTGGCGGTGCTGGGCGAATTCGTCGCGTCGAGCCGCATGGAATCCGCACGACCGTGGCGCTCGAATTCACCACCGGCTATCTCGACATTCCGACCATCGTCACCGATCACGACAATCTGGTGCTGACGCAGGCGCTGGCCGATCCGGCATTTGGCACGTCGGAGGGCATTTTGCCGGAGTTCCAGCAGCTCTCCACCGAGATCATCAATCTTTTCCGGTCCTACAAGCAGATTCTCGAAACCTTCGAAGCGCGCCTCACGGCAACGGGCCGCACGCGGGAGAAGTTGCTGCTCGATGCGCTGATCGCCTGCGAAGAGCGCATGGTGCCGCAATGGAAAGAGCTCTGGTATCGGGGCAACGACATTCTGACGCCGGTCTGGAGCGATCCGGCGACGCTCGCCCGGCACAAGCGCTATGCCGAGCGCGTGCTGACGCCCGACTTCATGCCGGGCGCTGTCATGAAACGCTGCTACGAGAAGCCGCTCGGCTATCCGGGCGACTACCGCATCATGAACTATGTCTATGAATGGCAGCGCGTGGGCGACACGCCCTACGAAAAGCTGTTGCACCGCATCGGTGTCGAAACCGGCGCTTGCGTCGGTACGCGGCTGCGCATGACCCAGAAGCTGCTGGCGGAGCGTATTGCCGCCACCGCCGGCGACACGCCGCTCAACATTTCCAATCTGGGCTGCGGCTCGGCCTACGAGGTCTATGACTATCTGAAGATCGACAGGTTGCCGTCGCCGGTCAACTTCACCCTCATCGACCAGGACGACCGGGCACTGAACCACGCTTATGAACATGCTTATCCGGAGGTGGTCCGCCATGCGGGCCGCGCCAAGGTGCAATGTCTGCAGGCATCGTTTGCCCAGCTTCTGAAAGCCGGCGCGCTCTTCAAGACATTGCCGCCGCAGGACGTGATCTACAGTCTCGGTCTCTACGACTATCTCTCGGCGCGGCGCGCGCGTGCGTTGACGCACGACCTATACGCGCAGGTAAAACCGGGCGGGAAACTCATCCTCGCCAATGTCAAGAAAGGCCGCGAGTCCTGCGAGTGGCCGCTTGAATTCGTGACCGACTGGAGCCTCGTCTACCGCACCGAAGCGGATATGCTCGCATTGATCGAGGGGCTCGACGTCGCAAATGTCACGGTCGAGGTCGACGCGACGAAGTGCATCTACCTGATGGTGGTCGACAAACCGGAATAG